The Vulpes vulpes isolate BD-2025 chromosome 1, VulVul3, whole genome shotgun sequence genome contains the following window.
GAGACAAGAAATAACACTCAGGAGGAGGGCAGTTTGGGGGCTGCAAAGCGGCTGAGGCGGGGAGAGGGTGCTGACTCCTGGGAGGCTGCACCCTAACCCTGGGACCAACCCTCATTGGTCTCACCTGCCCTCTATCTCGAGCTCTGCCTTCAACCCCACAAGCCCGGAGGGGCGCGCACTTGTCACTGAGCCACGCCTGCGGGTAACTGCTCACCGGGTCCCGCCCCAGCCTGGCGCGCGCGTGGGGAAGCGCAAACCGCTCGGGTCAGCTCCGCGCACGCACAGCCCGCCGGCCGCAGGGCCCTGGACCGCGTTCGCTGGCGCACCCACGCCCACTCCCACGACCGTGGGGGCGCGCGTAGAAGCCCACCCGGTGCCCCGGGCGACGCGGCCCCATCCCTGCAATCTACGCCGCGGTCGCGCTGCCTCTCCCTTGCGCACCCCTATTCCCTTTGTCCCCTCCACCCTGACAACTCTCCACCCGCACCTCAAGCCCTATCATACTCCCATAAAGGCAGAGAACCGAAAAGGCAACCATCCCCTCTCTAGAATGAAGTGCGCAGCGGGCTGCAGGACACAGGAATCAGGCCCCTGCTCCGGCCTTTGCGCAGGCGCAACCGGAGACGCGCGGGACTGACCCGGAGCACCCGAGGAGCCGTGGGCGGCGCGCATGACGTCACTGCGAGGCTCGCAGGGTGTGGGCCCAGCTGGCTTCCGAGCTGTAGGAGCTTTGGGCCAAACTGCCCCAAGGGCACCTGGGAGTCGTAGGCAGGGAAACCCAAAGCCTTCTGGTAGTCGTAGTCCCTTCACCGTTTCCGCGTTTTCTCGGAGCCTGGACTTTCCTGCGCGGGTTCTGCTCACGTGAGTCCCTCCTTCCTCGATGGGCCGATCCTGGCCCTTTGTAGTGCTAGAGTGTTAGGAGTTGAGGATCTCCTATTCTTCTCCCACGCATTCCGGTAGGTGTCCCTGGAGACATGGCACTCCTCTCCGTGATCCCCCAGCGCCAATCTCTGGCGACCCTCTGGGCGGAAGTGCCCTAAGCAGCTGGTGTCCCTGCTGATCCGCTTTGGACTCTGCCTCGGTTCTGACTCCTCCTTTCCACCCCGCAACCTGAGGACGGTTCCAACGCACCCTCCTCTATCCTGGTTACAACCTGGATAGTTGTAGAGTGATCAGGGCCGGCGTTGGGGGAGTGTCAGGCGGCCGTGGGAGCCCAGCGGAGGCGCCAGACCCAGCCCAGGGTCCCAGAAGGACTTCCAGAGCAAAGGACCTCAAAATTTACCATGCCCAGACAGAATTACAGAGGCCTAAACCCCTGGCTCGCACAGTATTTACctattcttccctcttcccacctccttccccacgAAATGGTCCCCTATTCTTCCCCACGCTGAAGCCAGAACCTTTGTCAGCCCCCTGCTTCTCTCACCTACTGCCTCGTTCAACCAACTCTTGTGCGAGTCCCACTTGCTCTATTTCCAGAAGAGATCCAGACCacttctctccacctccactgCCTCTACTCAGCCCTAAGCCACATTATTGTTCATCTGGATTGTTGCAGGAGCCTCTTCATTGGTCTGCCCGTGTCTACCCTCACTACTCTCCACCCTCTATTTGCGCGCAGCAGCAGCCcgaggatcttgttaaaatataaatcagatccTGTCACTGCACAGATTACAACTATCCAATGGTTCCCATCTCATCCAGAATAAAATCTAAGCTCCTCACCCTGCCAGCCTCCAAGCCCTAGATCCTCTCCCCTCTTCAGCCATAAATCACTTTCCAAACAACTGAACACAGACAGGCCCTGCCTTTTCGGTCTTTGCATTTGCTATTAGCTCTATCTGGAACATTCTTCCCACCTTGATCTAATGCCTGATTCCTCATCCTTCTAGCCTGAGCTCAGTAATATGAGGCTCAATTCCTTCATGTTACTCCTTATATTTGTAAGGTATCTTggttatttacttatccatgggTTGGCTCCTCCTCTAAACTTGATGCCTGCATCCCTTCCTATTTTGATCACTGCTGGCCCAGTGCCTAACGCATGTTAGGTAGATGGGGGGCAATGAATGGATACTCGTTGAATGAATGATGAACGCTTAAGCTGAGACTTGAAGGTGCCAAGCCTCCACAAGTGATGGGAGAATATTCCAGGCAATGGGTGTACTCAGCGCTATCCAGGCCGCCTCTCCGGAGGCAACAACCCCACAAATCGGAATCCGCATGTaacctgcctctcctctctccctgtccaGGAGAAGCCAACTCCTTCCCGCCCGCCCGGAACCCGCGATGCCCGCCCCGCAGTGCTCCTCTTGCCACGCGGCGCGAGCCGCCCTCCGCCGCCCGCGCTCCGGCCAAGCGCTGTGCGGCGCCTGCTTCTGCACCGCCTTCGAGGCCGAGGTGCTGCACACGGTGCAGGCGGGCCGCCTGCTGCCACCCGGCGCCGTAGTGGCCGTGGGCGCCTCCGGCGGCAAGGACTCCACGGTGCTGGCGCACGTGCTGCGCGAACTGGCGCCGCGCCTGGGCGTCTCGCTGCGCCTGGTGGCCGTGGACGAGGGCATCGGCGGCTACCGCGACGCGGCGCTGGCGGCCGTGCGGCGCCAGGCGGCGCTCTGGGACCTCCCGCTCACCGTCGTGGCCTACGCGGACCTCTTCGGGGGCTGGACGATGGACGCCGTGGCCCGCAGCACCGCCGGCTCCGGCCGCAGCCGCGCCTGCTGCACCTTTTGCGGGGTGCTGCGGCGCCGTGCGCTGGAGGAAGGGGCGCGCCTCGTGGGAGCCACGCACATCGTGACAGGTGAGCACGGGCCCTGCAGTGAGGGGCTAGCCCTTAGGTGGTGAAGGAGCCGCTGTTGGGTGTGCCCTGGGGGGAGGAGCTGCACATGGAGAAGGGGACGTGCATGCCTGGCATGGGCGCAGCCAGCTTCTGAGTCACTGTAATCGATGGCATTGGCAACTACAGGGTGGAGGGGTAGTCTCCAGGGACTTGGTTCCCTACATTAAAAATAGGACATTCTTTGTGTCCCTGTTCACAAAAGGAGGGGAGTGAAGTGGTCCCATCCATCAGAAGCCAACTGTAGTCTAGAATTCACCTTTGAATTCCTTTTCTCTGTCGGCCTCTCCTCTCTGATGACCCTAATTACTCTCTCCTGGTCATCACTTCAACACATAATTCTTGACCACTTACAAAGCCCAGAGCAATGCCtaatttcagtttcctcttctgtaaaatggggttgttAATAATACTGAGGTCCTAGGGTTGTTGGCAATTAGGTTATGTGTGCAGCACTTGGACCAGAGACCGGAAACCAGTAGGTATTGCAGAAATGTTTGCCATTGTGATGATGCACTAGACGGTATCTCTTCCTGCTCTTCTCTCACACGTATAATTAGAACCTGAGAAGTGCTACTAGGGAAAATCATAGACTTTGCCAGCTTCTAATAGAAGCATCCAGTTGAAGGGAGAAGAGTAGGGGTTAGGAAGCATCTAGAGTGAGCTGAGACCCGAAGGCCACCCAGTAACCAGTGAAAGGCAGACAGAGGGGCAGATTATAAGCAGAGGAAACAGTTGATGCACAGGCCCTGAGAAGGGTTAATATGCCAATTCAAGAAGCCCTAAGAACACCAGTGTTCTACTGTCTGGACTATACAGGCTCcagtataaaataataagatgCAGAATAAGAGATTTAGCTTGTTTTATGGTGATTGTTGTGTAAATATTCCCTTTCTCCCTGGTCTTTCTGAATGTCATGATGTGCATTCCCAGAGGCACTGGGGCAAGGGCTCACTTGAGAGTCTCCATTAACTTAAAGGCTGCTTTGGCTCCTGTGCAGTGTGAAGCACACTTCTGAGACTGAAATGTTTGTAGCCTAAAGCACTTTTACTACCTTCCTGAAAAGGCAACTAGCACAGGGCGGGGATGGCAATAAGTGGGTGCCAGATGAGGGCGCCCCGAATTGCTCCCGGGAACCTGTGTGTGttcccctcttctttctcacTGTGACCACCGTCAGCCTCCACCTGGCTGTCCCGGGGCGCCCAGGGGTCTCCATGGCCCCGTGTGGCCCTCCCTGCTGGTCTCCGGGCCCCCTCCCGGTCTCCCCGGGTTCTGGCTGCCCCGCAGGGTCTGGGGTCTCCACGGCCGGTCGGTCGCACGCACACCCCGGGCCCCTCCCCGTCTCCCCGCCCCGCTGCCCCGCGTGGCGCCCCCACCTCACCggctccccctctctcccccaggcCACAACGCCGACGACATGGCAGAGACGGTGCTCATGAACTTCCTGCGGGGCGACGCGGGGCGgctggcccggggcgggggcctggGCTCGCGGGGCGAGGGGGGCGCGTTGCCGCGCTGCCGCCCGCTGCAGCTGGCCTCGCAGAAGGAGGTGGTGCTGTACGCGCACTTCCGTCGCCTCGACTACTTCTCCGAGGAGTGCGTCTACGCGCCCGAGGCCTTCCGCGGCCACGCGCGCCACCTGCTCAAGCTCCTGGAGGCGGCGCGGCCGTCGGCGGCGCTGGACCTGGTGCACTCGGCCGAGcgcctggccctggccccggccgcgcggcccccgccccccggcgcctGCTCCCGCTGCGGGGCGCTGGCCAGCCGCGCGCTCTGCCAGGCCTGCGCCCTCCTGGACGGCCTGCAGCGCGGCCGGCCCCGCCTGGCCATCGGCAAGGGGCGCGACGCGGACGggccgccggggccgccgcccccgcccccgcccccgcccccgcccccgcctcccagAGACCCGGGCTCGgcgccgggccccgccgccgccggggagTGCGGGGCGGCCTGTGAGGGGCGCTGCGCCCAGGCCTCCCTGTGACTGCGGGAGGGGCACGGACGGGACCGGTTGCCGCTGACCCCGCTGACCCCGCAGAAGCTGAGGCCGGGACCCCTGGGTCggaaggaggagggagcagggggctgggagccaggactcctgggtgcgagggaggaggggccggggcagggacccctgggtgtgagggaggagggagtagGGGGCAGGGACCCCtaggtctgagggaggaggggctggtggcTGGGACCCCTAgatctgagggaggaggagctgggggcctggactcctaggtctgagggaggaggggctgggggcctggactccagggtgtgagggaggaggggttgggggcctggactcctgggtctgagggaggtgGGGCTGGTGGCTGGGACCCCTagatctgagggaggaggggttgggggcctggactcctgggtctgagggaggtgGGGCTGGTGGCTGGGACCCCTagatctgagggaggagggggctggaggccTGGACTCCtaggtctgagggaggaggggctggggcagggacccctgggtgtgagggaggagggagtagGAGGCAGGGACCCCtaggtctgagggaggaggggctggaggccAGAACTGGTGTCAGGGAGGAGAGAACCTTCCATTCCAGAGCCAGTAGAAATTAGAGGGCTGCTTGCCTAGTACTCTGCCAGGTTCTGGGCATGCTCGGGAGAGTCCTAACCCTCCTTTAGGACCCACTATGTGTCACGTTTGCCAGGAGTGGGTAAAGCAAAACCGCTTCCCTTGATGGGCCCTCTCATTTGCAGTAATCAGGATGCTTATCTTTGAGTGCTGTGGATGCTGCCCCGGCTGACTTCATCCACACCACAGTCTCACTGGCTGTTGCCCGAGGTCAGGTGACTGGCCAGAGGTCACCTAGCTGGAGACAGATAATACTGGAGCCTCACACGCAGATATGCGCCTAAAGCTCTTCAAAACAGTGgatttgctccccacccccacctgaaTCTCTCCTGGTGTCTCTGTGTGGTGCATGAGGAGCAGCTGGGTGGGCTCCCCAGACCTCAAATTATGTAGGCAGAGCTGGGTGAGCCTCAGTCAGTGACTTGACCTCTCTGgtcttcagtttcctcctctgaaatgAAATcaacacccacccaccccatcaAAGCACCGTTGGATGGATTTGGTAGTGTCCTTAATACATGCTGGCCAACTTTGTGGGTCATATTACATTTTGGCCACCAGGGTTCTCTGGGTTTCAGAGTCTGCACTTCCAGAAGGGTGTGAGGCCAGAAGCTTCCTTGCGTGACCCCTGGAGAGACACCTGGAGTTCTCAGTACCCCCTCCAAGTTTTGCTGGCCTGGCCCCTTGTCAGGAATGCCCTCCCTTTCCGTCCACCTTCTCAAATCCTCCAGGGTACTTCTAGAAACCTTCCTGACTCTCTCTTCTCACCTGCCCAGCCTGGGACGTTAGGACTCTTCCCAAGTCCCAGCCCCTGAGTCCTGCCCTCATATGTGGCCATCCACAATCTGGTTCTTGTTCTCCCTAACTGGACTGAGGTTTAAGAGCAGACCTCCCACCCCACCAGATAACCAACATCATTTATTCAGTATGTATTGAGTCCCTAATGTGTGGAGGAGCGTTTCTAGATattgttggggggaaaaaaatacaaaatcctcTCACTCAGGGCTTTTGTTGGCttggtcagtggagcatgtgactcttgatcttggggtcgtgagttcaagccccacattgggtgtagagattactaaaaataaataaactaaaaaaggggcacctgggtggcttagtggttgaatgtctgcctttggctcaggttgtgatcctggggtcctgggatcgagtcccgcatcggggtccctaaatggagtctgcttctccctctgcctatgtttctgcctctctgtgtgtgtgtctctcatgaaaaaataaataatcttcaaaacaaaacaaaccaactcTCACTCCTGGAGCTTACAGTATTGCTGGAGAAAGCCAAAGCCAAATCAGTATGTAATAGGCATCTGATAATGCATGCTATGAATAACAAAGCAGCTTAAGGGGAAAGGGCATGAGGGGGTGCTCTTTCAGTTTGGGAGGTCAGGGCCCTTTTGAGAAAGTgaacagaaaccaaaataaagcAAGGTCAGTTTCTAGCCATGACAGAGTATCTTGTGTCAGAACAACACTTCTGCTGAGAccaactggaaaagaaaaaatagatatataacaAAGCGATCTATTTGAAGACATCAAAGAGCTACCAGGGCAGCCAGGATCCCACAGAAGAGGCTCATTCTGCTGGAGGGACCAGGAGGCTAAGGAATAGGCAGAAAGCACAGGCTGAGAGGCCGGGGATCTCGGTGGAGCATTCAACAGTGTGCTGGGACTGGAGACAGTTTGGAGTCTAGGGCTACATGGGCAGGGACTTCAGGGACCAGAATCTGGGGTGAAGGGAAGAGTGTTGAGGTTGGCCGGACACTGCATTTTCCCTGGGCAGTCTCATGGAATCGGGTAAAGTTTGATGTTCAGGGTCTTGTAAAAAGTCGAGGCCCAGTAAGCACCTGTTAGGACCCCAGTAAGGTTACAAGTTAGAAGTAAGGCCCACCTAGAAGTAGACCCACCCACAAAAACACCAGAACCTAGCTTCAAATACTCAATCCCAGACCAGGTTAAGAAGATTCCTACCCTGCTGGAAAGCAAGAGTAGGGTAGCCCTGTAGAGCTGTAAAGGg
Protein-coding sequences here:
- the LOC112931492 gene encoding cytoplasmic tRNA 2-thiolation protein 1, encoding MPAPQCSSCHAARAALRRPRSGQALCGACFCTAFEAEVLHTVQAGRLLPPGAVVAVGASGGKDSTVLAHVLRELAPRLGVSLRLVAVDEGIGGYRDAALAAVRRQAALWDLPLTVVAYADLFGGWTMDAVARSTAGSGRSRACCTFCGVLRRRALEEGARLVGATHIVTGHNADDMAETVLMNFLRGDAGRLARGGGLGSRGEGGALPRCRPLQLASQKEVVLYAHFRRLDYFSEECVYAPEAFRGHARHLLKLLEAARPSAALDLVHSAERLALAPAARPPPPGACSRCGALASRALCQACALLDGLQRGRPRLAIGKGRDADGPPGPPPPPPPPPPPPPPRDPGSAPGPAAAGECGAACEGRCAQASL